The following are encoded in a window of Bos indicus isolate NIAB-ARS_2022 breed Sahiwal x Tharparkar chromosome 21, NIAB-ARS_B.indTharparkar_mat_pri_1.0, whole genome shotgun sequence genomic DNA:
- the PACS2 gene encoding phosphofurin acidic cluster sorting protein 2 isoform X2 has protein sequence MAERGRLGLAGAPAALNTPVPMNLFATWEVDGSSPSCVPRLCSLTLKKLVVFKELEKELISVVIAVKMQGSKRILRSHEIVLPPSGQVETDLALTFSLQYPHFLKREGNKLQIMLQRRKRYKNRTILGYKTLAAGSINMAEVLQQPAEGGQVLSLCSNIKEAAVKVAEIWIFSLSSQPIDHEDSAMQAGPKAKSTENYSEEEYESFSSEQEASDDAVQGQDLDEDDFDVGKPKKQRRSIVRTPSMTRQNFKQKVVALLRRFKVSDEVLDSEQDPAEHVPEVEEDLDLLYDTLDMENPSDSGPDMEDDDSVLSTPKPKLRPYFEGLSHSSSQTEIGSVHSARSQREPPSPADVPEKTRVLGGKQPSDSVSDSVAHSTPAPGEPPAPPEESPEVETSALDLFAEKLPPSGRITKTESLVIPSTRSEGKQAGRRGRSTSLKERQPARPQNERANSLDNERCPDTRSQLQIPRKTVYDQLNHILISDDQLPENIILVNTSDWQGQFLSEVLQRHTLPVVCTCSAADVQAAFSTIVSRIQRYCNCNSQPPTPVKIAVAGAQHYLSAVLRLFVEQLSHKTPDWLGYMRFLVIPLGSHPVARYLGSVDYRYNNFFQDLAWRDLFNKLEAQSAVQDTPDIVSRITQYISGANCAHQLPIAEAMLTYKQKRRKNFHFDFTLSPDEESSQKFIPFVGVVKVGIVEPSSAASGDSDDAAPSGSSVLSSTPPSTSPAAKEASPTPPSSPSVSGGLSSPSQGVGAELMGLQVDYWTAAQPADRKRDAEKKDSPTTKNTLKCTFRSLQVSRLPSSGEAVATPTMSMTVVTKEKNKKVMFLPKKTKDKDVESKSQCIEGISRLICTAKHQQNMLRVLIDGVEWNDVKFFQLAAQWSSHVKHFPICIFGHSKSTF, from the exons GGCTCCAAGCGGATCCTGCGGTCCCACGAGATCGTGCTGCCCCCTAGCGGACAAGTGGAGACCGACCTGGCGCTGACCTTCTCTCTGCAG TACCCCCACTTCCTGAAAAGAGAAGGCAACAAGCTTCAGATCATGCTGCAGCGAAGAAAGAGGTACAAGAACCGAACCATCCTGGGCTACAAGACGCTGGCGGCTGGCTCCATCAACATGGCTGAG GTGCTGCAACAGCCGGCGGAGGGCGGGCAGGTGCTGAGCCTCTGCAGCAACATCAAGGAGGCCGCGGTCAAGGTGGCTGAGATCTGGATCTTCTCGCTGTCCAGCCAGCCCATCGACCACGAGGACAGCGCCATGCAGGCCGGCCCCAAGGCCAAGTCCACCG AGAACTACTCGGAGGAGGAGTATGAGAGCTTCTCCTCTGAGCAGGAGGCCAGTGACGACGCCGTGCAGGGGCAG GATTTGGATGAGGATGACTTTGAtgtggggaagcccaagaagcagCGGCGATCGATAGTAAGAACGCCGTCCATGACCAGG CAAAACTTCAAGCAGAAAGTGGTGGCCCTGCTGCGGAGGTTTAAAGTCTCCGACGAG GTCCTGGACTCGGAGCAGGACCCCGCAGAGCATGTCCCTGAGGTCGAGGAAGACCTGGACCTCCTGTACGACACGCTGGACATGGAGAACCCCAGCGACAGCGGCCCCGACATGGAGGATGACGACAGCGTCCTCAGCACCCCCAAGCCGAAGCTCAG GCCATACTTCGAAGGCCTGTCCCACTCCAGCTCACAGACGGAGATCGGGAGTGTCCACAGCGCCCGCAGCCAGAGGGAGCCTCCCAGCCCG GCCGACGTGCCCGAGAAGACGCGGGTCCTCGGAGGCAAGCAGCCCAGTGACAGCGTGTCCGATTCGGTGGCCCAC AGCACGCCCGCTCCCGGGGAGCCGCCAGCACCGCCTGAGGAAAGCCCCGAGGTGGAGACCTCTGCCCTGGACCTGTTCGCCGAGAAGCTGCCACCCAGCGGGCGGATCACCAAGACGGAATCCCTGGTTATCCCCTCCACCAG GTCCGAGGGGAAGCAGGCGGGCCGCCGGGGCCGGAGTACGTCCCTGAAGGAACGGCAGCCGGCACGCCCGCAGAACGAGCGGGCCAACAGCCTGGACAACGAGCGCTGCCCCGACACGCGGAGCCAGCTGCAG ATCCCCAGGAAGACTGTGTACGACCAGTTAAACCACATCCTCATCTCTGACGACCAGCTCCCGGAAAACATCATTCTTGTGAACACCTCGGACTGgcaggggcag ttCCTCTCAGAGGTGCTGCAGCGGCACACGCTCCCGGTGGTCTGCACCTGCTCTGCGGCCGACGTCCAGGCGGCCTTCAGCACCATCGTGTCTCGGATTCAGAGATA CTGCAACTGCAATTCGCAGCCGCCGACGCCCGTGAAGATCGCGGTGGCGGGCGCGCAGCACTACCTCAGCGCCGTGCTGCGGCTCTTCGTGGAGCAGCTGTCGCACAAGACCCCCGACTGGCTGGGCTATATGCGCTTCCTCGTCATCCCGCTGG GCTCCCACCCCGTGGCCCGGTACCTGGGCTCCGTGGACTACAGGTATAACAACTTCTTCCAGGACCTGGCTTGGAGGGACCTGTTCAACAAGCTGGAGGCGCAGAGCGCCG tgcaggacacgCCGGACATCGTGTCAAGAATCACCCAGTACATTTCGGGGGCCAACTGCGCCCACCAGCTGCCCATCGCGGAGGCCATGCTGACCTACAAGCAGAAGAG gagaaagaactttcactttgactttacCCTCAG CCCCGATGAGGAGTCTTCCCAGAAGTTCATTCCCTTCGTCGGG GTGGTGAAAGTGGGGATAGTGGAGCCGTCTTCGGCCGCGTCAG GTGACTCAGATGACGCGGCCCCCTCGGGCTCCAGCGTGCTCTCATCCACCCCGCCGTCCACGTCTCCTGCGGCCAAGGAGGCCTCGCccaccccgccctcctccccgTCGGTGAGCGGAGGCCTGTCCTCCCCCAG CCAGGGCGTCGGCGCTGAGCTCATGGGGCTGCAGGTGGATTACTGGACGGCAGCTCAGCCTGCAGACAGGAAGAGAGACGCGGAGAAGAAGGACTCGCCCACCACCAAAAACACACTCAAGTGCACCTTCCGGTCTCTCCAGGTCAGCAGGCTGCCCAGCAGCGGCGAGGCCGTGGCCACGCCCACCATGTCCATGACCGTGGTCACCAAGGAGAAGAACAAGAAGG TGATGTTTTTGCCCAAGAAAACCAAGGACAAGGACGTGGAGTCCAAAAGCCAGTGCATCGAGGGCATCAGCCGCCTGATCTGCACGGCCAAGCACCAGCAGAACATGCTGCGGG TCCTCATCGACGGCGTGGAGTGGAACGACGTCAAGTTCTTCCAGCTGGCGGCCCAGTGGTCCTCCCACGTCAAGCACTTCCCCATCTGCATCTTCGGACACTCCAAGTCCACCTTCTAG
- the PACS2 gene encoding phosphofurin acidic cluster sorting protein 2 isoform X4 → MAERGRLGLAGAPAALNTPVPMNLFATWEVDGSSPSCVPRLCSLTLKKLVVFKELEKELISVVIAVKMQGSKRILRSHEIVLPPSGQVETDLALTFSLQYPHFLKREGNKLQIMLQRRKRYKNRTILGYKTLAAGSINMAEVLQQPAEGGQVLSLCSNIKEAAVKVAEIWIFSLSSQPIDHEDSAMQAGPKAKSTENYSEEEYESFSSEQEASDDAVQGQDLDEDDFDVGKPKKQRRSIQNFKQKVVALLRRFKVSDEVLDSEQDPAEHVPEVEEDLDLLYDTLDMENPSDSGPDMEDDDSVLSTPKPKLRPYFEGLSHSSSQTEIGSVHSARSQREPPSPADVPEKTRVLGGKQPSDSVSDSVAHSTPAPGEPPAPPEESPEVETSALDLFAEKLPPSGRITKTESLVIPSTRSEGKQAGRRGRSTSLKERQPARPQNERANSLDNERCPDTRSQLQIPRKTVYDQLNHILISDDQLPENIILVNTSDWQGQFLSEVLQRHTLPVVCTCSAADVQAAFSTIVSRIQRYCNCNSQPPTPVKIAVAGAQHYLSAVLRLFVEQLSHKTPDWLGYMRFLVIPLGSHPVARYLGSVDYRYNNFFQDLAWRDLFNKLEAQSAVQDTPDIVSRITQYISGANCAHQLPIAEAMLTYKQKRRKNFHFDFTLSPDEESSQKFIPFVGVVKVGIVEPSSAASGDSDDAAPSGSSVLSSTPPSTSPAAKEASPTPPSSPSVSGGLSSPSQGVGAELMGLQVDYWTAAQPADRKRDAEKKDSPTTKNTLKCTFRSLQVSRLPSSGEAVATPTMSMTVVTKEKNKKVMFLPKKTKDKDVESKSQCIEGISRLICTAKHQQNMLRVLIDGVEWNDVKFFQLAAQWSSHVKHFPICIFGHSKSTF, encoded by the exons GGCTCCAAGCGGATCCTGCGGTCCCACGAGATCGTGCTGCCCCCTAGCGGACAAGTGGAGACCGACCTGGCGCTGACCTTCTCTCTGCAG TACCCCCACTTCCTGAAAAGAGAAGGCAACAAGCTTCAGATCATGCTGCAGCGAAGAAAGAGGTACAAGAACCGAACCATCCTGGGCTACAAGACGCTGGCGGCTGGCTCCATCAACATGGCTGAG GTGCTGCAACAGCCGGCGGAGGGCGGGCAGGTGCTGAGCCTCTGCAGCAACATCAAGGAGGCCGCGGTCAAGGTGGCTGAGATCTGGATCTTCTCGCTGTCCAGCCAGCCCATCGACCACGAGGACAGCGCCATGCAGGCCGGCCCCAAGGCCAAGTCCACCG AGAACTACTCGGAGGAGGAGTATGAGAGCTTCTCCTCTGAGCAGGAGGCCAGTGACGACGCCGTGCAGGGGCAG GATTTGGATGAGGATGACTTTGAtgtggggaagcccaagaagcagCGGCGATCGATA CAAAACTTCAAGCAGAAAGTGGTGGCCCTGCTGCGGAGGTTTAAAGTCTCCGACGAG GTCCTGGACTCGGAGCAGGACCCCGCAGAGCATGTCCCTGAGGTCGAGGAAGACCTGGACCTCCTGTACGACACGCTGGACATGGAGAACCCCAGCGACAGCGGCCCCGACATGGAGGATGACGACAGCGTCCTCAGCACCCCCAAGCCGAAGCTCAG GCCATACTTCGAAGGCCTGTCCCACTCCAGCTCACAGACGGAGATCGGGAGTGTCCACAGCGCCCGCAGCCAGAGGGAGCCTCCCAGCCCG GCCGACGTGCCCGAGAAGACGCGGGTCCTCGGAGGCAAGCAGCCCAGTGACAGCGTGTCCGATTCGGTGGCCCAC AGCACGCCCGCTCCCGGGGAGCCGCCAGCACCGCCTGAGGAAAGCCCCGAGGTGGAGACCTCTGCCCTGGACCTGTTCGCCGAGAAGCTGCCACCCAGCGGGCGGATCACCAAGACGGAATCCCTGGTTATCCCCTCCACCAG GTCCGAGGGGAAGCAGGCGGGCCGCCGGGGCCGGAGTACGTCCCTGAAGGAACGGCAGCCGGCACGCCCGCAGAACGAGCGGGCCAACAGCCTGGACAACGAGCGCTGCCCCGACACGCGGAGCCAGCTGCAG ATCCCCAGGAAGACTGTGTACGACCAGTTAAACCACATCCTCATCTCTGACGACCAGCTCCCGGAAAACATCATTCTTGTGAACACCTCGGACTGgcaggggcag ttCCTCTCAGAGGTGCTGCAGCGGCACACGCTCCCGGTGGTCTGCACCTGCTCTGCGGCCGACGTCCAGGCGGCCTTCAGCACCATCGTGTCTCGGATTCAGAGATA CTGCAACTGCAATTCGCAGCCGCCGACGCCCGTGAAGATCGCGGTGGCGGGCGCGCAGCACTACCTCAGCGCCGTGCTGCGGCTCTTCGTGGAGCAGCTGTCGCACAAGACCCCCGACTGGCTGGGCTATATGCGCTTCCTCGTCATCCCGCTGG GCTCCCACCCCGTGGCCCGGTACCTGGGCTCCGTGGACTACAGGTATAACAACTTCTTCCAGGACCTGGCTTGGAGGGACCTGTTCAACAAGCTGGAGGCGCAGAGCGCCG tgcaggacacgCCGGACATCGTGTCAAGAATCACCCAGTACATTTCGGGGGCCAACTGCGCCCACCAGCTGCCCATCGCGGAGGCCATGCTGACCTACAAGCAGAAGAG gagaaagaactttcactttgactttacCCTCAG CCCCGATGAGGAGTCTTCCCAGAAGTTCATTCCCTTCGTCGGG GTGGTGAAAGTGGGGATAGTGGAGCCGTCTTCGGCCGCGTCAG GTGACTCAGATGACGCGGCCCCCTCGGGCTCCAGCGTGCTCTCATCCACCCCGCCGTCCACGTCTCCTGCGGCCAAGGAGGCCTCGCccaccccgccctcctccccgTCGGTGAGCGGAGGCCTGTCCTCCCCCAG CCAGGGCGTCGGCGCTGAGCTCATGGGGCTGCAGGTGGATTACTGGACGGCAGCTCAGCCTGCAGACAGGAAGAGAGACGCGGAGAAGAAGGACTCGCCCACCACCAAAAACACACTCAAGTGCACCTTCCGGTCTCTCCAGGTCAGCAGGCTGCCCAGCAGCGGCGAGGCCGTGGCCACGCCCACCATGTCCATGACCGTGGTCACCAAGGAGAAGAACAAGAAGG TGATGTTTTTGCCCAAGAAAACCAAGGACAAGGACGTGGAGTCCAAAAGCCAGTGCATCGAGGGCATCAGCCGCCTGATCTGCACGGCCAAGCACCAGCAGAACATGCTGCGGG TCCTCATCGACGGCGTGGAGTGGAACGACGTCAAGTTCTTCCAGCTGGCGGCCCAGTGGTCCTCCCACGTCAAGCACTTCCCCATCTGCATCTTCGGACACTCCAAGTCCACCTTCTAG
- the PACS2 gene encoding phosphofurin acidic cluster sorting protein 2 isoform X6, whose translation MAERGRLGLAGAPAALNTPVPMNLFATWEVDGSSPSCVPRLCSLTLKKLVVFKELEKELISVVIAVKMQGSKRILRSHEIVLPPSGQVETDLALTFSLQYPHFLKREGNKLQIMLQRRKRYKNRTILGYKTLAAGSINMAEVLQQPAEGGQVLSLCSNIKEAAVKVAEIWIFSLSSQPIDHEDSAMQAGPKAKSTENYSEEEYESFSSEQEASDDAVQGQDLDEDDFDVGKPKKQRRSIQQNFKQKVVALLRRFKVSDEVLDSEQDPAEHVPEVEEDLDLLYDTLDMENPSDSGPDMEDDDSVLSTPKPKLRPYFEGLSHSSSQTEIGSVHSARSQREPPSPADVPEKTRVLGGKQPSDSVSDSVAHSTPAPGEPPAPPEESPEVETSALDLFAEKLPPSGRITKTESLVIPSTRSEGKQAGRRGRSTSLKERQPARPQNERANSLDNERCPDTRSQLQIPRKTVYDQLNHILISDDQLPENIILVNTSDWQGQFLSEVLQRHTLPVVCTCSAADVQAAFSTIVSRIQRYCNCNSQPPTPVKIAVAGAQHYLSAVLRLFVEQLSHKTPDWLGYMRFLVIPLGSHPVARYLGSVDYRYNNFFQDLAWRDLFNKLEAQSAVQDTPDIVSRITQYISGANCAHQLPIAEAMLTYKQKSPDEESSQKFIPFVGVVKVGIVEPSSAASGDSDDAAPSGSSVLSSTPPSTSPAAKEASPTPPSSPSVSGGLSSPSQGVGAELMGLQVDYWTAAQPADRKRDAEKKDSPTTKNTLKCTFRSLQVSRLPSSGEAVATPTMSMTVVTKEKNKKVMFLPKKTKDKDVESKSQCIEGISRLICTAKHQQNMLRVLIDGVEWNDVKFFQLAAQWSSHVKHFPICIFGHSKSTF comes from the exons GGCTCCAAGCGGATCCTGCGGTCCCACGAGATCGTGCTGCCCCCTAGCGGACAAGTGGAGACCGACCTGGCGCTGACCTTCTCTCTGCAG TACCCCCACTTCCTGAAAAGAGAAGGCAACAAGCTTCAGATCATGCTGCAGCGAAGAAAGAGGTACAAGAACCGAACCATCCTGGGCTACAAGACGCTGGCGGCTGGCTCCATCAACATGGCTGAG GTGCTGCAACAGCCGGCGGAGGGCGGGCAGGTGCTGAGCCTCTGCAGCAACATCAAGGAGGCCGCGGTCAAGGTGGCTGAGATCTGGATCTTCTCGCTGTCCAGCCAGCCCATCGACCACGAGGACAGCGCCATGCAGGCCGGCCCCAAGGCCAAGTCCACCG AGAACTACTCGGAGGAGGAGTATGAGAGCTTCTCCTCTGAGCAGGAGGCCAGTGACGACGCCGTGCAGGGGCAG GATTTGGATGAGGATGACTTTGAtgtggggaagcccaagaagcagCGGCGATCGATA CAGCAAAACTTCAAGCAGAAAGTGGTGGCCCTGCTGCGGAGGTTTAAAGTCTCCGACGAG GTCCTGGACTCGGAGCAGGACCCCGCAGAGCATGTCCCTGAGGTCGAGGAAGACCTGGACCTCCTGTACGACACGCTGGACATGGAGAACCCCAGCGACAGCGGCCCCGACATGGAGGATGACGACAGCGTCCTCAGCACCCCCAAGCCGAAGCTCAG GCCATACTTCGAAGGCCTGTCCCACTCCAGCTCACAGACGGAGATCGGGAGTGTCCACAGCGCCCGCAGCCAGAGGGAGCCTCCCAGCCCG GCCGACGTGCCCGAGAAGACGCGGGTCCTCGGAGGCAAGCAGCCCAGTGACAGCGTGTCCGATTCGGTGGCCCAC AGCACGCCCGCTCCCGGGGAGCCGCCAGCACCGCCTGAGGAAAGCCCCGAGGTGGAGACCTCTGCCCTGGACCTGTTCGCCGAGAAGCTGCCACCCAGCGGGCGGATCACCAAGACGGAATCCCTGGTTATCCCCTCCACCAG GTCCGAGGGGAAGCAGGCGGGCCGCCGGGGCCGGAGTACGTCCCTGAAGGAACGGCAGCCGGCACGCCCGCAGAACGAGCGGGCCAACAGCCTGGACAACGAGCGCTGCCCCGACACGCGGAGCCAGCTGCAG ATCCCCAGGAAGACTGTGTACGACCAGTTAAACCACATCCTCATCTCTGACGACCAGCTCCCGGAAAACATCATTCTTGTGAACACCTCGGACTGgcaggggcag ttCCTCTCAGAGGTGCTGCAGCGGCACACGCTCCCGGTGGTCTGCACCTGCTCTGCGGCCGACGTCCAGGCGGCCTTCAGCACCATCGTGTCTCGGATTCAGAGATA CTGCAACTGCAATTCGCAGCCGCCGACGCCCGTGAAGATCGCGGTGGCGGGCGCGCAGCACTACCTCAGCGCCGTGCTGCGGCTCTTCGTGGAGCAGCTGTCGCACAAGACCCCCGACTGGCTGGGCTATATGCGCTTCCTCGTCATCCCGCTGG GCTCCCACCCCGTGGCCCGGTACCTGGGCTCCGTGGACTACAGGTATAACAACTTCTTCCAGGACCTGGCTTGGAGGGACCTGTTCAACAAGCTGGAGGCGCAGAGCGCCG tgcaggacacgCCGGACATCGTGTCAAGAATCACCCAGTACATTTCGGGGGCCAACTGCGCCCACCAGCTGCCCATCGCGGAGGCCATGCTGACCTACAAGCAGAAGAG CCCCGATGAGGAGTCTTCCCAGAAGTTCATTCCCTTCGTCGGG GTGGTGAAAGTGGGGATAGTGGAGCCGTCTTCGGCCGCGTCAG GTGACTCAGATGACGCGGCCCCCTCGGGCTCCAGCGTGCTCTCATCCACCCCGCCGTCCACGTCTCCTGCGGCCAAGGAGGCCTCGCccaccccgccctcctccccgTCGGTGAGCGGAGGCCTGTCCTCCCCCAG CCAGGGCGTCGGCGCTGAGCTCATGGGGCTGCAGGTGGATTACTGGACGGCAGCTCAGCCTGCAGACAGGAAGAGAGACGCGGAGAAGAAGGACTCGCCCACCACCAAAAACACACTCAAGTGCACCTTCCGGTCTCTCCAGGTCAGCAGGCTGCCCAGCAGCGGCGAGGCCGTGGCCACGCCCACCATGTCCATGACCGTGGTCACCAAGGAGAAGAACAAGAAGG TGATGTTTTTGCCCAAGAAAACCAAGGACAAGGACGTGGAGTCCAAAAGCCAGTGCATCGAGGGCATCAGCCGCCTGATCTGCACGGCCAAGCACCAGCAGAACATGCTGCGGG TCCTCATCGACGGCGTGGAGTGGAACGACGTCAAGTTCTTCCAGCTGGCGGCCCAGTGGTCCTCCCACGTCAAGCACTTCCCCATCTGCATCTTCGGACACTCCAAGTCCACCTTCTAG
- the PACS2 gene encoding phosphofurin acidic cluster sorting protein 2 isoform X5: MAERGRLGLAGAPAALNTPVPMNLFATWEVDGSSPSCVPRLCSLTLKKLVVFKELEKELISVVIAVKMQGSKRILRSHEIVLPPSGQVETDLALTFSLQYPHFLKREGNKLQIMLQRRKRYKNRTILGYKTLAAGSINMAEVLQQPAEGGQVLSLCSNIKEAAVKVAEIWIFSLSSQPIDHEDSAMQAGPKAKSTENYSEEEYESFSSEQEASDDAVQGQDLDEDDFDVGKPKKQRRSIVRTPSMTRQQNFKQKVVALLRRFKVSDEVLDSEQDPAEHVPEVEEDLDLLYDTLDMENPSDSGPDMEDDDSVLSTPKPKLRPYFEGLSHSSSQTEIGSVHSARSQREPPSPADVPEKTRVLGGKQPSDSVSDSVAHSTPAPGEPPAPPEESPEVETSALDLFAEKLPPSGRITKTESLVIPSTRSEGKQAGRRGRSTSLKERQPARPQNERANSLDNERCPDTRSQLQIPRKTVYDQLNHILISDDQLPENIILVNTSDWQGQFLSEVLQRHTLPVVCTCSAADVQAAFSTIVSRIQRYCNCNSQPPTPVKIAVAGAQHYLSAVLRLFVEQLSHKTPDWLGYMRFLVIPLGSHPVARYLGSVDYRYNNFFQDLAWRDLFNKLEAQSAVQDTPDIVSRITQYISGANCAHQLPIAEAMLTYKQKSPDEESSQKFIPFVGVVKVGIVEPSSAASGDSDDAAPSGSSVLSSTPPSTSPAAKEASPTPPSSPSVSGGLSSPSQGVGAELMGLQVDYWTAAQPADRKRDAEKKDSPTTKNTLKCTFRSLQVSRLPSSGEAVATPTMSMTVVTKEKNKKVMFLPKKTKDKDVESKSQCIEGISRLICTAKHQQNMLRVLIDGVEWNDVKFFQLAAQWSSHVKHFPICIFGHSKSTF, from the exons GGCTCCAAGCGGATCCTGCGGTCCCACGAGATCGTGCTGCCCCCTAGCGGACAAGTGGAGACCGACCTGGCGCTGACCTTCTCTCTGCAG TACCCCCACTTCCTGAAAAGAGAAGGCAACAAGCTTCAGATCATGCTGCAGCGAAGAAAGAGGTACAAGAACCGAACCATCCTGGGCTACAAGACGCTGGCGGCTGGCTCCATCAACATGGCTGAG GTGCTGCAACAGCCGGCGGAGGGCGGGCAGGTGCTGAGCCTCTGCAGCAACATCAAGGAGGCCGCGGTCAAGGTGGCTGAGATCTGGATCTTCTCGCTGTCCAGCCAGCCCATCGACCACGAGGACAGCGCCATGCAGGCCGGCCCCAAGGCCAAGTCCACCG AGAACTACTCGGAGGAGGAGTATGAGAGCTTCTCCTCTGAGCAGGAGGCCAGTGACGACGCCGTGCAGGGGCAG GATTTGGATGAGGATGACTTTGAtgtggggaagcccaagaagcagCGGCGATCGATAGTAAGAACGCCGTCCATGACCAGG CAGCAAAACTTCAAGCAGAAAGTGGTGGCCCTGCTGCGGAGGTTTAAAGTCTCCGACGAG GTCCTGGACTCGGAGCAGGACCCCGCAGAGCATGTCCCTGAGGTCGAGGAAGACCTGGACCTCCTGTACGACACGCTGGACATGGAGAACCCCAGCGACAGCGGCCCCGACATGGAGGATGACGACAGCGTCCTCAGCACCCCCAAGCCGAAGCTCAG GCCATACTTCGAAGGCCTGTCCCACTCCAGCTCACAGACGGAGATCGGGAGTGTCCACAGCGCCCGCAGCCAGAGGGAGCCTCCCAGCCCG GCCGACGTGCCCGAGAAGACGCGGGTCCTCGGAGGCAAGCAGCCCAGTGACAGCGTGTCCGATTCGGTGGCCCAC AGCACGCCCGCTCCCGGGGAGCCGCCAGCACCGCCTGAGGAAAGCCCCGAGGTGGAGACCTCTGCCCTGGACCTGTTCGCCGAGAAGCTGCCACCCAGCGGGCGGATCACCAAGACGGAATCCCTGGTTATCCCCTCCACCAG GTCCGAGGGGAAGCAGGCGGGCCGCCGGGGCCGGAGTACGTCCCTGAAGGAACGGCAGCCGGCACGCCCGCAGAACGAGCGGGCCAACAGCCTGGACAACGAGCGCTGCCCCGACACGCGGAGCCAGCTGCAG ATCCCCAGGAAGACTGTGTACGACCAGTTAAACCACATCCTCATCTCTGACGACCAGCTCCCGGAAAACATCATTCTTGTGAACACCTCGGACTGgcaggggcag ttCCTCTCAGAGGTGCTGCAGCGGCACACGCTCCCGGTGGTCTGCACCTGCTCTGCGGCCGACGTCCAGGCGGCCTTCAGCACCATCGTGTCTCGGATTCAGAGATA CTGCAACTGCAATTCGCAGCCGCCGACGCCCGTGAAGATCGCGGTGGCGGGCGCGCAGCACTACCTCAGCGCCGTGCTGCGGCTCTTCGTGGAGCAGCTGTCGCACAAGACCCCCGACTGGCTGGGCTATATGCGCTTCCTCGTCATCCCGCTGG GCTCCCACCCCGTGGCCCGGTACCTGGGCTCCGTGGACTACAGGTATAACAACTTCTTCCAGGACCTGGCTTGGAGGGACCTGTTCAACAAGCTGGAGGCGCAGAGCGCCG tgcaggacacgCCGGACATCGTGTCAAGAATCACCCAGTACATTTCGGGGGCCAACTGCGCCCACCAGCTGCCCATCGCGGAGGCCATGCTGACCTACAAGCAGAAGAG CCCCGATGAGGAGTCTTCCCAGAAGTTCATTCCCTTCGTCGGG GTGGTGAAAGTGGGGATAGTGGAGCCGTCTTCGGCCGCGTCAG GTGACTCAGATGACGCGGCCCCCTCGGGCTCCAGCGTGCTCTCATCCACCCCGCCGTCCACGTCTCCTGCGGCCAAGGAGGCCTCGCccaccccgccctcctccccgTCGGTGAGCGGAGGCCTGTCCTCCCCCAG CCAGGGCGTCGGCGCTGAGCTCATGGGGCTGCAGGTGGATTACTGGACGGCAGCTCAGCCTGCAGACAGGAAGAGAGACGCGGAGAAGAAGGACTCGCCCACCACCAAAAACACACTCAAGTGCACCTTCCGGTCTCTCCAGGTCAGCAGGCTGCCCAGCAGCGGCGAGGCCGTGGCCACGCCCACCATGTCCATGACCGTGGTCACCAAGGAGAAGAACAAGAAGG TGATGTTTTTGCCCAAGAAAACCAAGGACAAGGACGTGGAGTCCAAAAGCCAGTGCATCGAGGGCATCAGCCGCCTGATCTGCACGGCCAAGCACCAGCAGAACATGCTGCGGG TCCTCATCGACGGCGTGGAGTGGAACGACGTCAAGTTCTTCCAGCTGGCGGCCCAGTGGTCCTCCCACGTCAAGCACTTCCCCATCTGCATCTTCGGACACTCCAAGTCCACCTTCTAG